One window of Phycodurus eques isolate BA_2022a chromosome 17, UOR_Pequ_1.1, whole genome shotgun sequence genomic DNA carries:
- the shpk gene encoding sedoheptulokinase isoform X2, producing the protein MRFRPRSRIPSGFWTLSTGGDWSGGNFSQLITWQDGRCSESFLSSLPKPDSHLSVAAGFGCATIFWYMKHRPEFLTDFTVAGTVQDYVVSVLCGLDRCLMTPQNAASWGFYNTSSSQWNVDILNGVGFPLRLLPECVPSGQLAGHTRADWHGIPAGTPVGAALGDCQCAVYSCLSAKTDAVLNLSTSAQLAFVMPADFKPPKSPQPDSSVAFFPYFGSSYLAVAAALNGGNALAAFVDTLGGWMRELGVELKEQSIYEKMIACALKQENSNLVVRPTILGERHDPFARGQVTNIAASNVSLGHVTRALCRGILENLASMMPAERLRQAGVDRIVGGGGALARNEVLRQEVERAFARPLIYGQNADSAVGVASVFCDRLRSSEDAASMAK; encoded by the exons ATGCGATTCAG GCCAAGGAGCAGGATACCGTCCGGATTTTGGACACTCTCAACCG GTGGCGATTGGTCCGGAGGCAACTTCAGTCAGCTGATCACCTGGCAAGACGGCCGCTGCAGCGAAAGCTTCCTATCCTCCCTTCCGAAACCAGATTCACACCTCAGCGTAGCCGCGGGATTCGGCTGCGCGACAATCTTTTGGTACATGAAACACAG GCCCGAGTTCCTGACGGACTTCACGGTCGCGGGTACCGTCCAGGACTATGTGGTGTCCGTGTTGTGTGGATTAGACAGATGTCTTATGACGCCGCAGAACGCAGCCAGCTGGGGTTTCTACAACACGTCTTCTAGCCAGTGGAACGTGGACAT CCTGAATGGTGTTGGCTTCCCTTTGCGCCTGCTACCCGAGTGCGTCCCCTCTGGTCAGTTGGCGGGCCACACGCGCGCCGACTGGCACGGCATCCCCGCGGGCACACCGGTAGGGGCCGCTCTGGGAGACTGCCAGTGTGCCGTCTACTCCTGCCTGAGTGCCAAGACAGACGCAG TTCTTAACCTAAGCACCTCAGCCCAGTTGGCCTTCGTCATGCCAGCTGACTTCAAGCCTCCCAAGTCTCCTCAGCCTGACTCGTCTGTCGCCTTCTTCCCATACTTTGGCTCCTCGTACTTGGCGGTGGCGGCGGCGCTCAATGGAGGGAATGCGCTGGCCGCTTTTGTGGACACGCTCGGCGGCTGGATGAGAGAGCTCG GTGTGGAGCTGAAAGAGCAATCTATATATGAGAAGATGATCGCTTGCGCTCTGAAACAGGAGAACAGCAATCTGGTCGTGCGCCCGACCATCCTCGGAGAGCGACACGACCCTTTCGCTCGGGGTCAGGTGACCAACATCGCCGCCTCCAATGTCTCTCTGGGTCACGTGACCAGAGCGCTGTGCCGCGGGATCCTGGAGAACCTGGCCTCGATGATGCCCGCCGAGCGCTTGCGGCAGGCGGGCGTCGACAGGATAGTGGGCGGCGGGGGCGCCCTCGCGCGTAACGAGGTGCtgagacaggaagtggagagaGCGTTCGCTCGGCCGCTGATATATGGACAGAACGCGGACTCTGCCGTTGGCGTTGCTTCGGTCTTCTGTGACCGACTCAGATCCAGCGAGGATGCCGCTTCGATGGCTAAATGA
- the shpk gene encoding sedoheptulokinase isoform X1 has product MPATYILGLDVGTTSIKAVLLETESRSVAARQSLATTCDVADLNAIQAKEQDTVRILDTLNRCVGLLPGDKLQHVCSIGVSGQMHGVLFWNAQSGGDWSGGNFSQLITWQDGRCSESFLSSLPKPDSHLSVAAGFGCATIFWYMKHRPEFLTDFTVAGTVQDYVVSVLCGLDRCLMTPQNAASWGFYNTSSSQWNVDILNGVGFPLRLLPECVPSGQLAGHTRADWHGIPAGTPVGAALGDCQCAVYSCLSAKTDAVLNLSTSAQLAFVMPADFKPPKSPQPDSSVAFFPYFGSSYLAVAAALNGGNALAAFVDTLGGWMRELGVELKEQSIYEKMIACALKQENSNLVVRPTILGERHDPFARGQVTNIAASNVSLGHVTRALCRGILENLASMMPAERLRQAGVDRIVGGGGALARNEVLRQEVERAFARPLIYGQNADSAVGVASVFCDRLRSSEDAASMAK; this is encoded by the exons ATGCCCGCTACATATATTCTAGGTTTGGATGTGGGTACCACATCCATTAAAGCGGTTTTATTGGAAACGGAATCACGGAGTGTTGCTGCACGCCAGAGTTTAGCAACGACTTGTGACGTAGCCGATTTGAATGCGATTCAG GCCAAGGAGCAGGATACCGTCCGGATTTTGGACACTCTCAACCGGTGCGTCGGACTGTTGCCCGGGGACAAACTGCAACATGTGTGCAGCATCGGGGTATCGGGACAGATGCACGGGGTTTTGTTTTGGAATGCGCAGAGTG GTGGCGATTGGTCCGGAGGCAACTTCAGTCAGCTGATCACCTGGCAAGACGGCCGCTGCAGCGAAAGCTTCCTATCCTCCCTTCCGAAACCAGATTCACACCTCAGCGTAGCCGCGGGATTCGGCTGCGCGACAATCTTTTGGTACATGAAACACAG GCCCGAGTTCCTGACGGACTTCACGGTCGCGGGTACCGTCCAGGACTATGTGGTGTCCGTGTTGTGTGGATTAGACAGATGTCTTATGACGCCGCAGAACGCAGCCAGCTGGGGTTTCTACAACACGTCTTCTAGCCAGTGGAACGTGGACAT CCTGAATGGTGTTGGCTTCCCTTTGCGCCTGCTACCCGAGTGCGTCCCCTCTGGTCAGTTGGCGGGCCACACGCGCGCCGACTGGCACGGCATCCCCGCGGGCACACCGGTAGGGGCCGCTCTGGGAGACTGCCAGTGTGCCGTCTACTCCTGCCTGAGTGCCAAGACAGACGCAG TTCTTAACCTAAGCACCTCAGCCCAGTTGGCCTTCGTCATGCCAGCTGACTTCAAGCCTCCCAAGTCTCCTCAGCCTGACTCGTCTGTCGCCTTCTTCCCATACTTTGGCTCCTCGTACTTGGCGGTGGCGGCGGCGCTCAATGGAGGGAATGCGCTGGCCGCTTTTGTGGACACGCTCGGCGGCTGGATGAGAGAGCTCG GTGTGGAGCTGAAAGAGCAATCTATATATGAGAAGATGATCGCTTGCGCTCTGAAACAGGAGAACAGCAATCTGGTCGTGCGCCCGACCATCCTCGGAGAGCGACACGACCCTTTCGCTCGGGGTCAGGTGACCAACATCGCCGCCTCCAATGTCTCTCTGGGTCACGTGACCAGAGCGCTGTGCCGCGGGATCCTGGAGAACCTGGCCTCGATGATGCCCGCCGAGCGCTTGCGGCAGGCGGGCGTCGACAGGATAGTGGGCGGCGGGGGCGCCCTCGCGCGTAACGAGGTGCtgagacaggaagtggagagaGCGTTCGCTCGGCCGCTGATATATGGACAGAACGCGGACTCTGCCGTTGGCGTTGCTTCGGTCTTCTGTGACCGACTCAGATCCAGCGAGGATGCCGCTTCGATGGCTAAATGA
- the shpk gene encoding sedoheptulokinase isoform X3, translating into MYRPRSRIPSGFWTLSTGGDWSGGNFSQLITWQDGRCSESFLSSLPKPDSHLSVAAGFGCATIFWYMKHRPEFLTDFTVAGTVQDYVVSVLCGLDRCLMTPQNAASWGFYNTSSSQWNVDILNGVGFPLRLLPECVPSGQLAGHTRADWHGIPAGTPVGAALGDCQCAVYSCLSAKTDAVLNLSTSAQLAFVMPADFKPPKSPQPDSSVAFFPYFGSSYLAVAAALNGGNALAAFVDTLGGWMRELGVELKEQSIYEKMIACALKQENSNLVVRPTILGERHDPFARGQVTNIAASNVSLGHVTRALCRGILENLASMMPAERLRQAGVDRIVGGGGALARNEVLRQEVERAFARPLIYGQNADSAVGVASVFCDRLRSSEDAASMAK; encoded by the exons ATGTACAGGCCAAGGAGCAGGATACCGTCCGGATTTTGGACACTCTCAACCG GTGGCGATTGGTCCGGAGGCAACTTCAGTCAGCTGATCACCTGGCAAGACGGCCGCTGCAGCGAAAGCTTCCTATCCTCCCTTCCGAAACCAGATTCACACCTCAGCGTAGCCGCGGGATTCGGCTGCGCGACAATCTTTTGGTACATGAAACACAG GCCCGAGTTCCTGACGGACTTCACGGTCGCGGGTACCGTCCAGGACTATGTGGTGTCCGTGTTGTGTGGATTAGACAGATGTCTTATGACGCCGCAGAACGCAGCCAGCTGGGGTTTCTACAACACGTCTTCTAGCCAGTGGAACGTGGACAT CCTGAATGGTGTTGGCTTCCCTTTGCGCCTGCTACCCGAGTGCGTCCCCTCTGGTCAGTTGGCGGGCCACACGCGCGCCGACTGGCACGGCATCCCCGCGGGCACACCGGTAGGGGCCGCTCTGGGAGACTGCCAGTGTGCCGTCTACTCCTGCCTGAGTGCCAAGACAGACGCAG TTCTTAACCTAAGCACCTCAGCCCAGTTGGCCTTCGTCATGCCAGCTGACTTCAAGCCTCCCAAGTCTCCTCAGCCTGACTCGTCTGTCGCCTTCTTCCCATACTTTGGCTCCTCGTACTTGGCGGTGGCGGCGGCGCTCAATGGAGGGAATGCGCTGGCCGCTTTTGTGGACACGCTCGGCGGCTGGATGAGAGAGCTCG GTGTGGAGCTGAAAGAGCAATCTATATATGAGAAGATGATCGCTTGCGCTCTGAAACAGGAGAACAGCAATCTGGTCGTGCGCCCGACCATCCTCGGAGAGCGACACGACCCTTTCGCTCGGGGTCAGGTGACCAACATCGCCGCCTCCAATGTCTCTCTGGGTCACGTGACCAGAGCGCTGTGCCGCGGGATCCTGGAGAACCTGGCCTCGATGATGCCCGCCGAGCGCTTGCGGCAGGCGGGCGTCGACAGGATAGTGGGCGGCGGGGGCGCCCTCGCGCGTAACGAGGTGCtgagacaggaagtggagagaGCGTTCGCTCGGCCGCTGATATATGGACAGAACGCGGACTCTGCCGTTGGCGTTGCTTCGGTCTTCTGTGACCGACTCAGATCCAGCGAGGATGCCGCTTCGATGGCTAAATGA
- the emc6 gene encoding ER membrane protein complex subunit 6 — translation MAAVVAKREGPQFISEVAMRGNAAVLDYCRTSVSALSGATAGILGLTGLYGFIFYFLSSFLLSLLLILKAGRRWNKCFKSRRLLFTGGLVGGLFTYVLFWTFLYGMVHVY, via the coding sequence ATGGCAGCCGTAGTAGCCAAGCGAGAGGGGCCGCAGTTCATCAGCGAAGTGGCCATGAGGGGGAACGCGGCCGTGCTGGACTACTGCCGCACCTCCGTGTCGGCGCTGTCGGGAGCGACGGCCGGTATCCTGGGCCTGACGGGACTGTACGGcttcattttttactttttgtcctCGTTCCTCCTGTCTTTACTGCTTATTCTCAAGGCCGGACGCCGATGGAACAAGTGCTTTAAATCCAGACGGCTGCTCTTCACCGGGGGCCTGGTCGGAGGTCTTTTCACCTACGTCCTCTTCTGGACTTTCCTCTATGGAATGGTGCACGTGTACTAA
- the p2rx5 gene encoding P2X purinoceptor 5 — translation MAGWGTFFFSLLNYKTEKYVIAENRRIGILFRIYQLAVLGYIIGWVFVMRKGYQEREEAIQSSVITKLKGVTLTNSSESGLRLWSAEDCVIPPSGEQVFFVVTNYIETPDQRLGFCAESFKVPNGQCLSDDDCIEGETVVAGHGIKTGLCINSTGTCEIRAWCPVEYSKRPAVPLLSEAENFTIYIKNFIRFPMFEFSKSNVLDSADDGYLKRCSYDRVNHPYCPIFRLGDLVKRAGHDFQDMAAKGGSVGILIEWNCDLDKDYSQCNPQYSFTRLDINLNNSVSPGYNFRYARYYKDENGETFRTLYKVYGIRFDIMINGQAGKFNIIPTIIAIGSGVALLGIGAFVCDMILLYMMNTSSFYRNKKFEIINFKKERNSIRERKGRERKSRKLAAVNSMKNTADIEALEAENKPPEDKRGPTIPRNTGQRYALARQGAEPKHHITFASRN, via the exons GTGGGTGTTTGTGATGAGGAAGGGCTACCAGGAGAGAGAGGAGGCCATCCAGTCGTCCGTCATCACCAAGCTCAAAGGCGTCACGCTCACCAACAGCTCTGAGAGCGGCCTTCGCCTGTGGAGTGCCGAGGACTGTGTCATTCCACCGAGT GGAGAACAGGTTTTCTTCGTGGTAACAAATTACATCGAGACCCCCGATCAGAGGCTGGGCTTCTGCGCCGAG AGTTTCAAGGTGCCAAATGGCCAATGCCTTAGCGATGATGACTGCATCGAGGGGGAGACTGTCGTAGCGGGGCACG GAATTAAAACAGGCTTGTGTATAAACAGCACCGGGACCTGCGAGATTCGTGCCTGGTGTCCTGTAGAATACAGCAAGAGACCCGC AGTGCCGCTCCTGAGCGAAGCCGAAAACTTCACCATTTACATCAAGAACTTCATCCGGTTCCCGATGTTCGAATTCTCCAA GTCCAACGTTCTCGACAGCGCCGATGACGGCTACTTGAAAAGATGCTCCTACGACCGAGTGAACCATCCTTACTGTCCCATCTTTCGCCTCGGAGATCTGGTCAAACGGGCTGGACACGACTTTCAGGACATGGCTGCCAAG GGTGGGTCTGTTGGTATCCTAATTGAGTGGAATTGTGATTTGGACAAGGACTACTCTCAGTGTAATCCACAATACAGCTTCACCCGTTTGGACATCAACTTGAACAACTCTGTTTCACCGGGATACAACTTCAG ATATGCCAGATACTATAAGGATGAAAATGGGGAAACCTTTCGCACTTTGTATAAAGTATATGGAATTCGCTTTGACATCATGATCAATGGCCAG GCTGGAAAATTCAATATCATTCCCACAATAATTGCCATTGGCTCCGGTGTTGCTCTTCTCGGAATA GGAGCCTTTGTGTGTGATATGATCCTGCTGTACATGATGAACACAAGCTCCTTCTATCGAAACAAGAAGTTCGAGATCATCAATTTCAA GAAAGAGCGGAACTCCATCAGGGAGCGGAAGGGTCGGGAAAGGAAATCCAGGAAATTAGCGGCTGTCAACTCAATGAAAAACACGGCGGATATTGAAGCCTTAGAGGCTGAGAACAAGCCACCTGAGGACAAGCGGGGTCCCACCATTCCACGCAACACGGGCCAGCGGTACGCCCTCGCTCGCCAGGGTGCGGAACCAAAGCATCACATCACATTCGCGTCACGCAACTGA